The genomic segment TTTCTTTAAGCGTTTGGATCCAGGACGGATTGGTGAACTGAACACCTTGGTCGGAGTTGATGATTTCCGGTGCACCATATTTTCTGATCGACTCTTCAACCAGATCCAGGCAAACACTTTTCTCAAGCGTATTTGACAAGCTCCAGCCCACAATGTAGCGACTTCGCACATCCATGATAGCTGTTAGATACATAAATCCCTGTTTCATTGGAATGTAACTGATATCTATGGACCATACCTGATTCGTCTTTACAATGTCAAGACCTCGAAGCAGATAAGGGAGGATGTACTTGCGGGCACCCGGATTACTCAAGCTTTTTTGAGGATATTTGACCCGGATATTCATCAAGCGCATCAATCGTCGGATTCGTTTGTGGTTTATCTGAAATCCATTTAAACGAAGCATATCCTGCATCCCCAACACGCCACAAGTGGGATGTTCAATATGGTGCTTATCCATCTTTTGCATTATTTCCAAATTTTCAGGACTTTCTCCTATCGGTTTGTAATACAGTGTACTTCTTGGTATTTCCAATAATTCCGTTTGTGAACGAACGCTGAGCTCTTTATGCCTGGGATTTACAAGTTGTCTCATTTCTTTTTTAGACCGGCTCTCTTGCAGGCATCTGCTAAAAAATCCCGTTCGACGGTTAGGCGGCCGATCGTAGCATGTAGTTTTTGAATTTCCTCCTCACTGTCCTCTTTTTCAGCTGATCGAGCACCCTCAAAAACCT from the Macellibacteroides fermentans genome contains:
- a CDS encoding IS3 family transposase is translated as MRQLVNPRHKELSVRSQTELLEIPRSTLYYKPIGESPENLEIMQKMDKHHIEHPTCGVLGMQDMLRLNGFQINHKRIRRLMRLMNIRVKYPQKSLSNPGARKYILPYLLRGLDIVKTNQVWSIDISYIPMKQGFMYLTAIMDVRSRYIVGWSLSNTLEKSVCLDLVEESIRKYGAPEIINSDQGVQFTNPSWIQTLKEKGVKISMDGKGRAKDNIWIERFWRTIKQEYVYLNPCDDGLELYKGIRKYMQYYNYNRAHQGIGRQIPGVVYKTVA